A region from the Acyrthosiphon pisum isolate AL4f chromosome A1, pea_aphid_22Mar2018_4r6ur, whole genome shotgun sequence genome encodes:
- the LOC100161709 gene encoding venom serine carboxypeptidase-like, with amino-acid sequence MRLEIASAWLLWFLSTFVCRYSTTVDVGDGGLLLTPLIRAGRFDEARAACNVTPLKGAIESYSGYLTVDEAHGSNMFFWFFPAASGKADAPILLWLQGGPGASSLLGVFNLNGPFSVRKFCGGELKLRDHAWTATHSMLYVDNPVGAGFSYTGDDSGYSSDQMDVAENLYATLVQFFELFHEYQHNDFYVTGESFAGHYVPAVSYAIHQNNHGAKIKINLKGLAIGNGLVDPLNQLFYSEYLYQHGFIDENGKHKIEQIDNVIHAQILDGDYEGAFRTYDEMLNGIFYPYPTLFQNLTGMQYYYNLRLDRKPLSDNDWMQFVEKPSVRAALHVGQRRMKNRNKVVYQHMLGDVMRSVAPWLAALLDAGRYRVLLYSGQLDIKLHHRGTMHMAQSLEWSGAERFRNEPSRTIWRVCEKKNRCDNRNETTVAGYATASGPLTVLLVRDAGHMVPADQPANALDLIKRFTTGQNF; translated from the exons ATGCGTCTTGAAATTGCTTCAGCATGGCTACTGTGGTTTCTGTCCACATTCGTATGCAGATATTCGACAACAGTAGATGTAGGCGACGGAGGTCTACTCCTGACGCCCCTAATACGGGCTGGTCGATTCGACGAAGCTCGGGCTGCATGCAATGTGACGCCTCTGAAGGGAGCCATCGAGAGCTACTCCGGTTACCTGACCGTGGACGAAGCGCACGGTTCCAACATGTTTTTCTGGTTCTTCCCGGCCGCGAGCGGCAAAGCGGACGCGCCTATCCTGTTGTGGCTACAAGGTGGCCCGGGTGCGTCGAGCCTGCTCGGCGTGTTCAACCTGAATGGGCCATTCTCAGTGCGCAAGTTCTGTGGCGGCGAGCTTAAGTTGCGTGACCACGCGTGGACTGCTACGCACTCGATGCTGTACGTGGACAACCCGGTGGGAGCAGGGTTCAGCTACACAGGTGACGATTCCGGTTACAGTTCTGACCAAATGGACGTCGCCGAGAACCTGTACGCCACCCTGGTGCAGTTTTTTGAGCTATTCCACGAGTACCAGCACAACGATTTCTATGTAACCGGTGAGTCGTTCGCCGGCCACTATGTGCCAGCCGTATCGTACGCCATTCACCAGAACAACCATGGGGCCAAGATCAAGATCAACCTCAAGGGGCTGGCCATAGGCAACGGCCTAGTTGACCCTCTCAACCAGCTGTTTTACAGCGAGTACCTATACCAACACGGGTTCATTGACg AAAACGGAAAGCACAAAATCGAACAAATCGATAATGTTATTCACGCTCAGATCCTCGACGGCGACTACGAGGGCGCGTTCCGGACATACGACGAGATGTTGAACGGCATATTCTACCCGTACCCAACACTGTTCCAGAACCTGACTGGCATGCAATACTACTACAACTTGCGGTTGGACCGGAAACCGCTGTCGGACAACGATTGGATGCAGTTCGTGGAAAAACCGTCCGTGCGTGCCGCGTTACACGTTGGCCAACGGCGGATGAAGAACAGGAATAAGGTAGTCTATCAACACATGCTTGGTGACGTGATGCGGTCGGTGGCGCCGTGGTTGGCCGCTCTATTGGACGCTGGACGCTACAGGGTTCTGTTGTACAGCGGGCAGCTTGACATCAAGCTCCACCACCGGGGCACCATGCACATGGCCCAGTCGCTAGAGTGGTCGGGCGCGGAACGATTTCGGAACGAACCCTCGCGCACCATTTGGCGTGTTTGCGAAAAGAAGAATCGATGCGACAACAGAAACGAGACCACCGTGGCCGGTTACGCGACGGCGTCTGGTCCACTAACCGTGCTGTTGGTGAGGGATGCTGGTCACATGGTGCCAGCCGATCAGCCGGCTAATGCTCTTGACCTCATCAAGCGATTCACGACTGGTCAAAACTTTTGA